Proteins encoded together in one Armatimonadota bacterium window:
- a CDS encoding histidine phosphatase family protein, with protein MTRLYLVRYGESVWSAQHRWQGAADPPLSEAGAQQARHLAGRLRAARVAAVYTSPLRRAAQTARIVAAACGLAPRVVDGLREVGFGEWEGLTAEEVERRYASLLPRRQARPDLIRIPGGEPLEQARQRVMEAVAGIARAHPGAAVAVVAHGGVNRLVLLTLLGAPLASYSRFQQAPGCVNVVDIAERSGRILAINDTDHLEPPPAVRPAAPL; from the coding sequence GCACCGCTGGCAGGGCGCGGCCGACCCGCCGTTGTCGGAGGCCGGCGCGCAGCAGGCGCGGCATCTGGCCGGGCGGTTGCGGGCGGCGCGGGTCGCGGCCGTGTACACCAGCCCCCTGCGGCGCGCCGCCCAGACCGCCCGGATCGTGGCGGCGGCCTGCGGGCTGGCGCCGCGGGTCGTGGACGGCCTGCGGGAGGTCGGGTTCGGGGAGTGGGAAGGCCTGACCGCCGAGGAGGTGGAGCGCCGCTACGCCTCCCTCCTGCCCCGGAGGCAGGCCCGCCCCGACCTCATCCGCATCCCCGGCGGTGAGCCGCTGGAGCAGGCCCGCCAGCGGGTGATGGAGGCGGTGGCGGGCATCGCGCGGGCGCATCCGGGGGCCGCCGTGGCGGTGGTGGCCCACGGCGGCGTGAACCGGCTGGTGCTGCTGACCCTGCTGGGCGCTCCCCTGGCCTCCTACTCGCGGTTCCAGCAGGCCCCCGGCTGCGTCAACGTGGTGGACATCGCCGAGAGAAGCGGCCGGATCCTGGCGATCAACGACACCGATCACCTGGAGCCGCCCCCCGCGGTCCGGCCGGCGGCTCCGCTATAA
- the aroE gene encoding shikimate dehydrogenase, protein MAAIDGRTTLVGVVGDPVAHSLSPAMHNAAFEALGMNWRYVAFRVDAAALADALRGAAALGMAGLNVTVPHKETAALLVDALDPLARRTGAVNTIRIRGRRLEGFNTDALGVLDALAAAGGGVDGCVALILGAGGAGRAAAVALAEAGARRVMIANRSGARARAAAGAVREAAPHCAVEVLGLEPEGLRRAATSADVVVHATAASLDRGDTPRPDAGWLEAVADAFRPGMVVLDMVYTPPRTRLLRAAEAAGARAVSGLALLVYQGARSFEIWTDRPAPVDVMRRAVGLGG, encoded by the coding sequence ATGGCCGCCATTGACGGCCGCACAACCCTGGTGGGCGTGGTGGGCGATCCGGTGGCCCACTCGCTGTCTCCGGCCATGCATAACGCCGCCTTTGAGGCCCTGGGGATGAACTGGCGGTATGTGGCCTTCCGAGTGGACGCCGCCGCGCTGGCCGATGCCCTGCGCGGCGCGGCCGCGCTGGGGATGGCCGGCCTGAACGTCACCGTCCCTCACAAGGAAACCGCGGCGCTGCTGGTGGATGCCCTGGATCCGCTGGCCCGGCGGACGGGGGCCGTGAACACCATCCGCATCCGGGGCCGGCGGCTGGAGGGTTTCAACACCGACGCCCTCGGGGTGCTGGACGCGCTGGCGGCGGCGGGTGGCGGGGTGGACGGCTGCGTAGCCCTGATCCTGGGGGCGGGCGGCGCCGGGCGGGCGGCGGCGGTGGCTCTGGCCGAGGCGGGGGCGCGGCGGGTGATGATCGCCAACCGCAGTGGGGCGCGGGCTCGCGCGGCGGCCGGCGCGGTGCGGGAGGCGGCCCCCCACTGCGCGGTGGAGGTGCTGGGCCTGGAGCCCGAAGGTCTCCGCCGCGCGGCCACCTCCGCCGATGTGGTCGTGCACGCCACCGCCGCGTCTCTGGACCGCGGGGACACGCCCCGTCCGGACGCGGGGTGGCTGGAGGCGGTGGCGGACGCCTTCCGTCCGGGGATGGTGGTGCTGGACATGGTGTACACGCCGCCGCGAACCCGCCTGCTGCGGGCCGCCGAGGCGGCCGGCGCGCGCGCCGTGAGCGGGCTGGCCCTGCTGGTGTACCAGGGGGCGCGCAGTTTCGAGATCTGGACGGACCGCCCGGCCCCGGTGGACGTGATGCGCCGGGCGGTGGGAC